A stretch of Lactuca sativa cultivar Salinas chromosome 6, Lsat_Salinas_v11, whole genome shotgun sequence DNA encodes these proteins:
- the LOC111900359 gene encoding beta-adaptin-like protein B, whose translation MSGHDSKYFSTTKKGEIPELKEELNSQYKDKRKDAVKKTIAAMTVGKDVSSLFTDVLNCMQTENLELKKLVYLYLINYAKSQPDLAILAVNTFVKDTQDPNPLIRALAVRTMGCIRVDKITEYLCDPLQRCLKDDDPYVRKTAAICVAKLYDINAELVEDRGFLDALKDLISDNNPMVVANAVAALAEIQDNSSTPIFEITSQTLSKLLTALNECTEWGQVFILDALSKYKAEDAREAENIVERVTPRLQHANCAVVLSAVKMILQQMELITSPDVVRNLCKKMAPPLVTLLSAEPEIQYVALRNINLIVQKRPTILAHEIKVFFCKYNDPIYVKMEKLEIMIKLASDRNIDQVLLEFKEYATEVDVDFVRKAVRAIGRCAIKLERAAERCISVLLELIKIKVNYVVQEAIIVIKDIFRRYPNTYESIIATLCESLDTLDEPEAKASMIWIIGEYAERIDNADELLESFLETFPEEPAQVQLQLLTATVKLFLKKPTEGPQQMIQVVLNNATVETDNPDLRDRAYIYWRLLSTDPEAAKDVVLAEKPVISDDSNQFDSSLLDELLANVATLSSVYHKLPETFVTRVKTLQKTEEEEFPEGSEGGYSETSSAHVPDNGIITSPPPVAPVPDLLDLIGLDNDNDSNSSVLSVDRSSKSKPSLPVLLPAGSGQGLEISGQLVRKDGQIFYSLMFENKSEVALDGFMIQLNKNTFGIAAGGPLQVPQVQPGTCEMTVLPMVLFQNIAPGPPNSLLQVAVKNNQQPVWYFSDKVSLLVLFTEDGRMERGAFLETWKSLPDSNEVSKEMEGIVISNVDGIVEQLSVWNMFFIAKRKNGNQDVLYLSAKIPRGIPFLIEITAVIGVPGIKCAVKTPNPEMAPLFFDALESLLKS comes from the exons ATGAGCGGCCATGATTCAAAATACTTCTCCACAACTAAGAAAGGAGAAATCCCTGAGCTCAAAGAGGAGCTCAATTCTCAGTATAAG GATAAGAGAAAAGATGCTGTTAAAAAGACAATTGCAGCTATGACAGTTGGGAAGGATGTATCATCACTTTTCACAGATGTCTTGAACTGTATGCAGACTGAAAATTTGGAGCTCAAAAAGCTTGTTTACTTGTATCTCATCAATTATGCTAAAAGTCAACCCGACCTAGCAATACTTGCAGTTAATACCTTCGTGAAG GATACACAAGACCCAAATCCTTTAATCCGGGCTTTAGCTGTTCGAACAATGGGATGCATCCGAGTTGATAAAATCACAGAATATCTTTGTGACCCCCTCCAGAGGTGTCTCAAG GATGACGACCCATATGTTCGAAAAACAGCAGCTATATGTGTTGCTAAACTTTATGACATCAATGCTGAGTTAGTTGAAGATAGAGGTTTTCTTGATGCCCTAAAAGATCTCATATCTGACAATAACCCTATGGTAGTAGCAAATGCTGTTGCAGCTCTTGCTGAAATTCAAGATAACAGCAGTACACCCATTTTTGAGATCACTAGCCAGACCTTGTCAAAGCTCCTTACAGCTCTAAACGAATGCACTGA GTGGGGTCAAGTTTTTATATTGGATGCTCTTTCAAAATACAAGGCAGAAGATGCTCGTGAAGCTGAAAATATAGTAGAGAGAGTTACTCCAAGACTGCAACATGCGAATTGTGCTGTAGTTCTTTCAGCTGTTAAG ATGATTCTTCAACAAATGGAACTCATCACTAGTCCTGATGTGGTACGGAATTTGTGCAAGAAAATGGCTCCTCCACTTGTAACATTACTTTCTGCAGAACCTGAGATTCAATATGTTGCATTGAGGAACATTAACCTTATTGTACAGAAGCGCCCTACAATCCTTGCCCATGAAATTAAg GTGTTCTTTTGCAAGTACAATGATCCAATCTATGTGAAGATGGAAAAGTTAGAGATCATGATAAAGCTTGCTTCAGATAGAAACATAGACCAG GTATTATTGGAATTTAAAGAATACGCAACAGAAGTAGATGTAGATTTTGTGAGAAAAGCTGTTCGTGCTATTGGTCGATGTGCTATAAAATTAGAAAGAGCAGCTGAACGTTGCATTAGTGTTCTTCTAGAACTtatcaaaatcaaagtcaactaTGTTGTTCAAGAAGCCATTATAGTCATCAAAGACATTTTCAGAAGATACCCCAACAC atatgaATCTATTATAGCCACACTCTGTGAGAGTTTGGACACATTAGATGAACCAGAAGCTAAGGCATCAATGATTTGGATAATTGGTGAATATGCTGAAagaatcgataatgctgatgagcTTCTAGAAAGTTTTCTGGAAACCTTTCCGGAAGAACCTGCACAAGTTCAGTTACAGTTATTAACTGCAACTgtaaaactttttcttaaaaaaccAACTGAAGGACCACAACAAATGATTCAGGTTGTTTTAAATAATGCCACTGTGGAAACCGATAATCCAGATCTTCGTGATCGTGCTTATATATATTGGCGTCTTCTTTCAACCGACCCCGag GCTGCAAAAGATGTTGTGTTAGCTGAGAAGCCAGTGATAAGTGACGACTCAAACCAATTTGATTCCTctctccttgatgaacttttagCAAATGTTGCCACTTTATCATCAGTATACCACAAGCTTCCGGAAACATTCGTGACACGTGTCAAAACCTTACAGAAAACAGAAGAGGAAGAGTTTCCGGAAGGTTCCGAAGGAGGGTATTCCGAAACATCATCTGCACATGTTCCTGATAACGGGATAATCACATCACCGCCACCTGTCGCCCCTGTCCCCGACCTGCTCGATCTCATTGGtcttgataatgataatgatagtaATAGTAGTGTGCTATCGGTTGACCGGTCTTCAAAGTCAAAGCCTTCGTTGCCTGTTTTGTTGCCAGCTGGCAGTGGTCAAGGATTGGAAATCAGTGGTCAACTGGTTAGAAAAGATGGTCAGATTTTTTACAGTTTGATGTTTGAGAACAAGAGTGAAGTTGCGTTGGATGGATTTATGATTCAGCTGAACAAGAATACGTTTGGTATTGCGGCTGGTGGGCCGCTTCAGGTCCCGCAAGTGCAACCGGGGACATGTGAAATGACGGTTTTGCCCATGGTTCTGTTTCAGAATATAGCACCGGGCCCACCCAACTCCCTGTTGCAGGTTGCTGTGAAAAACAATCAACAGCCTGTTTGGTATTTTAGTGATAAAGTCTCGTTGCTTGTGTTGTTTACTGAAGATGGAAGAATGGAACGTGGTGCTTTCCTTGAG ACATGGAAGTCATTACCGGATTCGAATGAGGTGTCGAAAGAGATGGAGGGAATTGTGATTAGCAATGTGGATGGAATTGTAGAGCAGTTGTCTGTTTGGAATATGTTTTTTATTGCTAAACGTAAGAATGGGAATCAGGATGTATTGTATTTATCAGCTAAGATTCCAAGAGGGATTCCATTCCTGATTGAAATTACAGCGGTTATTGGTGTCCCTGGAATCAAGTGTGCTGTCAAAACTCCAAACCCAGAAATGGCCCCCTTGTTCTTTGATGCCTTGGAATCACTCCTcaagagttaa